A single window of Streptomyces cathayae DNA harbors:
- a CDS encoding NAD-binding protein: MRVVVVGAGQVGHTVVKSLAETHECTVIDIDQARLEAVSHAYDVRIAHGSGTWRETLLEAGVADAELVLACTSRDEVNLVTAMLSRRLSSARTVVRATGTDYLEAWRAGDLDVDLLVSTAFETASAVARVLHVPGARHVDFFAGGEVVVLGVDIHEAGPPRFAGRRLRDAGLPEASRVVAVVREGKWIRPTAHEVARPGDWVIVMASLAAARAWSRLVTGADPVDDVALFGAGRMGTAIARVLLDKGVSVRLIEPDAARARAAAAALDRARVFHATGLDPAFLRRERVSAAGFGEVGPFGSYAPLGHLSKAILTALMLLGRIEIVPLAVLLRRSYWHA; encoded by the coding sequence ATGCGGGTCGTCGTGGTGGGTGCGGGGCAGGTCGGTCACACCGTGGTGAAGTCGCTCGCCGAGACGCACGAGTGCACGGTGATCGACATCGACCAGGCGCGCCTGGAGGCCGTGTCGCACGCCTACGACGTGCGGATCGCGCACGGCAGCGGCACCTGGCGCGAGACGCTCCTCGAAGCCGGGGTGGCCGACGCCGAGCTCGTCCTGGCGTGCACGTCGCGGGACGAGGTCAACCTGGTGACCGCGATGCTGTCCCGCCGGCTGTCGTCGGCGCGGACGGTCGTACGGGCCACCGGGACGGACTACCTGGAAGCCTGGCGTGCGGGTGATCTCGACGTGGACCTCCTCGTCTCGACGGCGTTCGAGACCGCGAGCGCCGTCGCGCGCGTCCTCCACGTGCCGGGTGCGCGGCACGTGGACTTCTTCGCCGGCGGCGAGGTGGTCGTGCTCGGCGTCGACATCCACGAGGCGGGGCCGCCGCGGTTCGCCGGCCGCCGTCTGCGTGATGCGGGCCTGCCCGAGGCGTCGCGGGTGGTCGCCGTCGTGCGCGAGGGGAAGTGGATCAGACCGACCGCGCACGAGGTGGCGCGGCCCGGCGACTGGGTGATCGTGATGGCGTCGCTCGCGGCGGCGCGCGCGTGGAGCCGGCTGGTCACCGGGGCCGATCCCGTCGATGACGTCGCGCTCTTCGGCGCCGGGCGCATGGGGACGGCCATCGCCCGGGTCCTGCTCGACAAGGGGGTCTCCGTGCGGCTGATCGAGCCGGACGCGGCACGGGCGCGTGCGGCCGCGGCCGCACTCGACCGGGCACGGGTGTTCCACGCCACGGGCCTCGACCCGGCGTTCCTGCGCCGTGAGCGCGTCAGCGCGGCGGGATTCGGCGAGGTCGGCCCGTTCGGCTCCTACGCGCCGCTCGGTCACCTGTCGAAGGCGATCCTCACCGCTCTCATGCTCCTCGGCCGTATCGAGATCGTCCCCCTGGCGGTACTGCTCCGCCGCAGCTACTGGCACGCGTAG
- a CDS encoding 50S ribosomal protein bL37 — MAKRANKRRGRKKKKANHGKRPNS, encoded by the coding sequence ATGGCCAAGCGAGCCAACAAACGACGCGGCCGTAAGAAGAAGAAGGCCAACCACGGCAAGCGCCCCAACAGCTGA
- a CDS encoding methyltransferase domain-containing protein, translating to MAGAYDLPLPDTSVGAYRADQVFHEPAEPEGASAETRRVLAPEGRITLIGRDWDTIVIDSDDPALPRAVVHARASLIAGPRSARRYRSPLLDTGFDDVTVEVHTGVCTGPAMSPLLTGLVEGACSAGAVTRKQAGGRLTEQRARARADRLFLALPVFVAAATTAR from the coding sequence ATCGCGGGGGCGTACGACCTGCCGCTGCCGGACACCTCTGTGGGCGCCTACCGAGCCGACCAAGTGTTCCACGAACCGGCCGAGCCAGAGGGAGCGTCGGCAGAGACCCGCAGGGTTCTCGCGCCCGAAGGGCGGATCACGCTGATCGGCCGGGACTGGGACACCATCGTCATCGACTCCGACGATCCGGCCCTCCCCCGCGCCGTCGTGCACGCCCGCGCGAGCCTGATCGCCGGCCCGCGCTCCGCCCGCCGGTACCGCAGCCCTCTCCTGGACACCGGCTTCGACGACGTGACGGTCGAGGTGCACACCGGGGTGTGCACCGGACCGGCGATGTCGCCCTTGCTCACCGGACTGGTCGAGGGAGCCTGCTCCGCCGGCGCCGTCACGCGCAAGCAGGCGGGTGGCCGGCTCACCGAGCAGCGGGCACGGGCCAGGGCCGACCGGCTCTTCCTGGCGCTGCCGGTGTTCGTGGCCGCGGCGACCACAGCACGGTAG
- a CDS encoding aldo/keto reductase, with amino-acid sequence MLRRRIGGPSGPEVSALCLGALPFGSTVDERTSFAILDRFVEAGGNLIDTSNNYVFWLPGSTGDESESTIGRWLADRKLYEEVVISTKFGGRPTVPGTGLETAEGLSAPVVRKAAQESLRRLGTDRIDLYWSHVEDRTVPLEETLGALNELVSDGRVGVLGASNHPAWRVEQARAVAQDNGWASYSCVQQRYSYLQPRFDVALPEGGHVHVTPEMLDYVRSEQDLTLMAYSTLLFGAYTRGDKPLSPAYDHPGTAPRLAVLREVASELDATPHQVVLAWLLHGTPPVIPIAGVSSVEQLDELLAAVDLRLEPDQRARLDQA; translated from the coding sequence ATGTTGCGACGCCGCATCGGAGGTCCGAGTGGTCCCGAGGTCAGCGCACTCTGCCTGGGGGCGCTGCCCTTCGGCAGCACCGTCGACGAGCGCACCTCCTTCGCCATCCTCGACCGTTTCGTCGAGGCCGGCGGGAACCTCATCGACACCTCCAACAACTACGTCTTCTGGCTTCCGGGAAGCACGGGAGACGAGAGCGAGTCCACGATCGGCCGCTGGCTGGCCGACCGGAAGCTGTACGAGGAGGTGGTGATCTCCACGAAGTTCGGCGGGCGCCCCACCGTTCCCGGGACCGGACTGGAGACGGCCGAGGGCCTGTCCGCGCCCGTGGTACGCAAGGCCGCGCAGGAGAGCCTGCGCCGCCTGGGCACGGACCGTATCGACCTGTACTGGTCGCACGTCGAAGACCGGACCGTCCCACTGGAGGAGACCCTCGGCGCCCTGAACGAGCTGGTCTCCGACGGCCGGGTGGGGGTGCTGGGCGCCTCCAACCATCCGGCCTGGCGTGTCGAGCAGGCCCGTGCCGTCGCCCAGGACAACGGCTGGGCGAGCTACAGCTGTGTGCAGCAGCGATATTCCTACCTCCAGCCGCGGTTCGACGTCGCCCTGCCCGAAGGGGGTCACGTCCATGTGACGCCGGAGATGCTGGACTACGTGCGCAGCGAGCAGGATCTGACGCTCATGGCTTATTCCACCCTCCTGTTCGGCGCCTATACACGGGGTGACAAACCGCTGTCGCCTGCCTACGACCACCCGGGCACCGCACCGCGACTGGCGGTTCTGCGCGAGGTGGCATCCGAGCTGGATGCCACGCCCCACCAGGTGGTGCTGGCCTGGCTGCTGCACGGCACCCCTCCGGTGATCCCCATTGCGGGCGTCAGTTCCGTCGAGCAACTCGATGAGCTCCTTGCTGCTGTGGACCTGCGTCTGGAGCCCGACCAGCGAGCGCGCCTCGACCAGGCCTGA
- a CDS encoding PLP-dependent aminotransferase family protein translates to MRQDRESPAWSTLLELDDRPEGPLHRRLCGALRSAVVGGRIAPGSALPPSRVLAADLGCSRWVITEAYTQLIAEGYLEARSGSATRVRATAVPDQRRPHAKPRVAAPVEFEMLPGMPDLRAFPRKRWADAVREVTASIASSDLGYPDVLGHPRLRERLAAYLVRGRGAVASADDLVVCNGTLDGVVRMCRVLRSAGHTHVAVEDPGWSRLSSAVSAVGLTPVPVAVDRDGLRIDRLRASPRTRAVVVAPAHQFPTGTVLSPARRAELLDWAREVDGLVLEDDYDAEFRYDRRPVGTVQGMDSARVALMGSLSKTLSPALRIGWVVAPPRWAEAMHEAAVAVTPPPVIDQLAFAAFLDAGWYDGHLRASRLRYRSRRDLLLAELASALPGLEISGAAAGFHLLLHLDGRGAARVVHRAARRGLRLVDLDEYRMGARPGPPALVLGYGNLSDAAVPEAVGRLSEAVRTAGISRTRE, encoded by the coding sequence ATGCGGCAGGACCGAGAGAGCCCGGCCTGGAGCACCCTGCTCGAACTCGACGACCGACCCGAGGGGCCACTGCACCGCAGACTGTGCGGAGCCCTGCGCTCCGCCGTGGTCGGCGGCCGCATCGCACCCGGCAGCGCGCTGCCGCCGAGTCGGGTGCTCGCCGCGGATCTGGGGTGTTCCCGCTGGGTGATCACCGAGGCCTACACCCAGCTCATCGCAGAGGGCTATCTGGAAGCCCGCAGCGGCTCGGCGACCAGAGTGCGGGCCACGGCGGTGCCGGATCAGAGGCGGCCCCACGCGAAGCCGCGGGTCGCCGCGCCGGTCGAGTTCGAGATGCTGCCGGGCATGCCCGACCTGCGGGCGTTTCCCAGGAAGCGGTGGGCGGACGCGGTGCGGGAGGTGACCGCGTCGATCGCTTCCTCGGATCTCGGCTATCCGGACGTCCTCGGCCATCCACGGCTGCGGGAGCGGCTGGCCGCGTATCTCGTGCGGGGACGGGGCGCGGTCGCCTCCGCCGACGACTTGGTCGTGTGCAACGGCACCCTGGACGGGGTCGTGCGCATGTGCCGTGTGCTGCGGTCGGCGGGCCACACTCATGTGGCCGTGGAGGATCCGGGCTGGTCGCGACTGTCATCCGCGGTGTCCGCCGTCGGTCTGACGCCCGTTCCGGTGGCGGTCGACCGCGACGGTCTGCGCATCGACCGGCTGCGGGCGAGCCCACGCACCCGCGCGGTCGTCGTGGCGCCCGCCCACCAGTTCCCCACCGGAACGGTGCTTTCCCCCGCCCGCCGTGCCGAACTCCTGGACTGGGCACGGGAGGTCGACGGGCTGGTGCTGGAAGACGACTACGACGCCGAGTTCCGCTACGACCGCCGTCCTGTCGGCACCGTTCAGGGTATGGACAGCGCCCGGGTGGCGCTCATGGGGTCGCTGAGCAAAACGCTTTCCCCCGCCCTGCGGATCGGCTGGGTGGTCGCCCCGCCGCGCTGGGCCGAGGCGATGCATGAGGCGGCGGTGGCCGTCACGCCACCGCCGGTCATCGATCAGCTCGCGTTCGCGGCGTTCCTGGACGCGGGGTGGTATGACGGCCATCTGCGGGCGTCGCGGTTGAGGTACCGCAGCCGCCGGGACCTCCTGCTCGCGGAACTGGCATCGGCACTGCCCGGGCTTGAGATCTCGGGTGCTGCGGCCGGCTTCCATCTGCTGCTCCACCTCGACGGCCGCGGCGCCGCGCGGGTGGTGCACCGGGCGGCGCGGCGGGGGCTGCGTCTGGTGGACCTGGACGAGTACCGGATGGGTGCCCGGCCCGGCCCGCCCGCCCTGGTACTCGGATACGGCAACCTCTCGGACGCGGCCGTGCCGGAAGCAGTCGGCCGGCTGTCGGAGGCCGTACGGACCGCAGGCATCAGCAGGACCCGCGAGTGA
- a CDS encoding DUF1540 domain-containing protein: MAATPVMQLPVISECAAESCAYNHDHTCHAVAITVGDAGAPVCDTFMSADMEGGEPSVTGRVGACKMADCRHNTGLECHAPSITVGHEHEQVDCLTYARA; the protein is encoded by the coding sequence ATGGCAGCCACGCCCGTCATGCAACTGCCGGTCATCAGCGAATGCGCGGCCGAGAGCTGCGCCTACAACCACGACCACACCTGCCACGCCGTGGCGATCACCGTGGGAGACGCCGGCGCCCCCGTCTGTGACACGTTCATGAGCGCGGACATGGAGGGGGGAGAGCCGTCCGTCACCGGCCGGGTCGGAGCGTGCAAGATGGCCGACTGCCGGCACAACACCGGGCTGGAGTGCCACGCCCCGTCCATCACCGTCGGTCATGAGCACGAGCAGGTCGACTGCCTCACCTACGCGCGGGCCTGA